One Armigeres subalbatus isolate Guangzhou_Male unplaced genomic scaffold, GZ_Asu_2 Contig636, whole genome shotgun sequence genomic window carries:
- the LOC134204522 gene encoding uncharacterized protein LOC134204522: MIGVLPSCRVTPAEPFLRTGIDYAGPVIVQVGRHKPKLVKAYIAVFVCMSTKAVHLELVSDISTAAFLAALQRFVSRRGLCQQIYTDNGSNFEGAKSELHELYLLFQNRKAIDEIVAFCQPKEISWNFIPPEAPNFGGLWESAVKSAKYHLKRTLKTAHLSFEEYATVLSQVEAVMNSRPLGLTSDPEAAILTPAHFLIGRPLTTTPEPCYNELPMNRLSRWQYLQQIRDQFWKKWSRDYLQNLQPRGKNCQAQQNIRPGMIVLIEQKDIPPQCWKIGKIVQVYPGHDKLVRVADVSIGNSIYRRAISKLSILPIEDNNVDI; the protein is encoded by the coding sequence ATGATAGGAGTTCTTCCATCTTGCCGAGTGACACCTGCTGAACCATTTTTGAGGACTGGCATTGATTATGCTGGACCAGTGATTGTACAAGTAGGACGGCACAAACCGAAGCTAGTCAAAGCGTATATTGCAGTATTTGTCTGCATGTCAACCAAAGCAGTCCATTTGGAATTAGTTTCGGATATTTCGACCGCTGCTTTCCTAGCCGCTCTACAGCGCTTCGTGAGTAGAAGGGGCCTTTGTCAGCAGATATACACTGACAACGGTTCCAACTTTGAGGGGGCAAAATCAGAACTACACGAGCTTTATCTTCTATTTCAAAACCGCAAGGCAATTGATGAAATAGTAGCTTTCTGCCAACCAAAAGAGATCTCCTGGAATTTCATCCCGCCCGAAGCTCCAAATTTCGGGGGCCTGTGGGAAAGCGCCGTGAAATCAGCTAAGTATCACCTGAAGAGGACATTGAAGACCGCTCATCTTTCTTTTGAGGAATACGCTACCGTGCTCAGCCAAGTGGAAGCAGTAATGAACTCTCGACCTTTAGGCTTAACATCGGATCCGGAAGCGGCAATTCTAACGCCTGCCCATTTTTTGATTGGTCGTCCATTGACCACTACTCCCGAACCATGCTACAACGAACTACCAATGAATCGCTTGTCAAGGTGGCAATATCTTCAGCAAATCCGCGATCAATTCTGGAAAAAGTGGAGCCGGGATTACTTGCAGAATCTGCAACCGAGAGGTAAAAATTGTCAAGCACAGCAAAACATACGTCCTGGTATGATTGTGTTGATCGAACAAAAAGACATTCCACCGCAGTGTTGGAAGATAGGTAAAATCGTCCAGGTCTATCCAGGTCACGACAAGTTGGTACGAGTAGCAGATGTAAGCATTGGAAACTCTATCTACAGACGAGCTATATCAAAATTGTCCATCCTGCCAATTGAAGATAACAATGTTGATATctaa